The following proteins are encoded in a genomic region of Geothermobacter hydrogeniphilus:
- a CDS encoding undecaprenyl-diphosphatase, whose protein sequence is MEQWNLKLFALIHQGAGQQPLVDGLAIFFAEGGPYLLMLVLVVCWLVAKDERRPTLLEATEAGLLGLLTNQFLALLICYPRPFMVGFGTPLIPHAPENSFPSDHATLMLSVAIYLLFSWGWRGSGLLLLLMALATAWGRVYVGIHFPLDMLGSLLVALFCSGLVLWQRGLLTSLNGRLVRLYHGLNDALIQGGKSLRG, encoded by the coding sequence ATGGAACAATGGAATCTTAAATTATTTGCCCTGATCCACCAAGGCGCCGGCCAACAACCCTTGGTCGATGGTTTGGCGATTTTTTTCGCCGAAGGCGGCCCCTACCTGCTGATGCTGGTGCTGGTAGTCTGCTGGCTGGTGGCAAAGGATGAGCGCCGTCCCACGTTACTGGAGGCGACCGAGGCGGGCCTGCTCGGGCTGCTGACCAACCAGTTCCTTGCCCTGTTGATTTGTTATCCGCGACCCTTCATGGTCGGGTTCGGGACCCCTTTGATTCCCCACGCTCCGGAGAATTCCTTCCCCAGTGACCATGCCACGCTGATGCTCTCCGTCGCCATCTACCTGCTCTTTTCCTGGGGCTGGCGCGGCTCCGGGCTGCTGCTGTTGCTGATGGCCCTGGCGACCGCCTGGGGGCGGGTGTACGTCGGTATCCATTTTCCTCTCGATATGCTCGGCTCCCTGTTGGTGGCACTGTTCTGTTCTGGGTTGGTGTTGTGGCAACGTGGGCTGCTGACATCGTTGAATGGTCGCCTGGTGCGACTTTATCATGGGTTGAATGACGCCCTGATTCAGGGAGGGAAGAGCCTGAGAGGCTAG
- a CDS encoding bifunctional DedA family/phosphatase PAP2 family protein: MDWTHLWTDSLQWVSLHPVVAYLSIGLISLSESLALVGLLVPGTVMMVGIGALAGSGALLIRLTLLAAMAGAIAGDGISFWLGRHYHREIGRIWPFSRYPQMLDKGEAFFNRHGGKSVFFGRFVGPVRPVIPIVAGMLDMPAGHFLIVNILSAIGWAFAYLMPGVVLGTSMALVGAVSTRLAVLLFLFLGLLWLAWQLARRGARLLMSLGTDESRPLLVLGIALVVAAGLFLGVLQDLLSGDPLVLADQSVYHFLQALRNPWGDALLVAVTELGDATSNIAVIGTVVGLLVLRRQYRSLLYWLAAVGGGVGLVQLFKWLLHRPRPINIYQGISSWGFPSGHTTMTVVVYGFLALLLIRGLSSRWRSWPFVFALTLSLLVAFSRIYLGAHWLSDVLGGMALGWAWVCILGLFYLRRQPVFDGRALVPAALLALVLAGSWHIGSRHNADLTRYRVQAPVQSLSAADWWHQGYQHLPGWRTSLLGDREQPLTLQVAVLPEEIVATLQPRGWRTVQGETARRYLNLVTSHPDIAELPVLPQFAAGEKSVLTMIRPAFGEGRMVLRLWPSSWQLDNGRRIFVGVIETETVRPFAELLTLPLGKKDFSEALRTLSIDLSRFKMGIRERSTLPPVLLLKNRQNNLSQGQ, from the coding sequence ATGGACTGGACACACCTCTGGACCGACAGCTTGCAGTGGGTCAGCCTGCATCCGGTGGTCGCTTACCTGTCGATCGGACTGATCTCTCTGTCGGAGTCTCTGGCCCTGGTCGGGTTACTGGTTCCCGGCACGGTGATGATGGTCGGCATCGGCGCGCTGGCCGGCAGCGGCGCGCTGTTGATCAGGCTGACTCTGCTGGCGGCGATGGCGGGGGCCATCGCCGGTGACGGTATCAGCTTCTGGCTGGGGCGTCACTATCACCGTGAGATCGGCCGAATCTGGCCCTTCAGCCGCTATCCGCAGATGCTGGACAAGGGCGAGGCGTTTTTCAACCGACACGGCGGCAAGAGTGTTTTCTTCGGACGCTTTGTCGGCCCGGTGCGACCGGTGATTCCGATCGTCGCCGGGATGCTCGACATGCCGGCCGGGCATTTCCTGATCGTCAATATTCTCTCAGCGATCGGCTGGGCCTTCGCCTACTTGATGCCCGGCGTAGTGCTCGGCACCTCCATGGCCCTGGTTGGTGCTGTCAGCACCCGTCTGGCGGTACTGCTCTTTCTCTTTCTTGGCCTGCTGTGGCTGGCCTGGCAGTTGGCTCGCCGAGGTGCGCGGTTGCTGATGTCCCTCGGCACTGACGAGAGTCGTCCCCTGCTGGTGCTGGGGATTGCCCTTGTGGTGGCGGCCGGGCTTTTTCTGGGAGTTCTTCAGGACCTGCTCAGTGGTGACCCGCTGGTTTTGGCTGACCAGTCCGTCTATCATTTTCTGCAGGCCCTGCGCAATCCCTGGGGAGACGCCCTGCTGGTGGCGGTGACCGAACTGGGCGATGCGACCAGCAATATCGCGGTCATCGGCACTGTTGTTGGTTTGCTGGTGTTGCGAAGACAGTATCGTTCACTGCTCTACTGGTTGGCGGCGGTTGGTGGTGGTGTCGGTCTGGTGCAGTTGTTCAAATGGCTGCTACACCGGCCCCGGCCGATCAATATCTACCAGGGGATCTCCTCCTGGGGCTTTCCCAGCGGGCATACCACCATGACGGTCGTGGTCTACGGATTTCTGGCACTTCTGCTGATCCGCGGTCTATCATCACGCTGGCGATCCTGGCCGTTCGTCTTTGCCTTGACGCTGTCGTTGCTGGTGGCTTTTTCCCGTATCTACCTCGGTGCCCACTGGCTTTCGGACGTGCTGGGCGGGATGGCCCTCGGCTGGGCCTGGGTCTGTATTCTGGGGCTGTTCTATCTGCGTCGGCAACCCGTATTCGATGGCCGCGCCCTAGTCCCGGCGGCCCTGCTGGCGTTGGTGCTGGCTGGTTCCTGGCATATTGGCAGCCGTCACAACGCGGACCTGACCCGTTATCGGGTCCAGGCGCCGGTCCAGAGCCTGTCGGCTGCGGACTGGTGGCATCAGGGCTATCAACATCTTCCGGGGTGGAGGACCAGCCTGCTGGGAGACCGTGAACAGCCGCTGACGCTGCAGGTTGCAGTGCTGCCGGAGGAGATTGTTGCGACGTTGCAGCCCAGAGGATGGAGGACCGTACAAGGAGAGACCGCCAGGCGGTATCTGAACTTGGTCACCTCCCACCCGGATATTGCCGAATTGCCGGTGTTGCCCCAGTTCGCCGCGGGAGAAAAGAGCGTCCTGACGATGATCCGCCCTGCTTTCGGCGAAGGGAGGATGGTGTTGCGTCTCTGGCCAAGTTCCTGGCAACTGGACAACGGCCGGAGGATTTTTGTTGGGGTGATTGAAACCGAGACGGTACGACCGTTTGCTGAGTTGTTGACCCTCCCCCTGGGGAAAAAGGATTTTTCCGAGGCACTGCGGACTTTGAGCATCGACCTTTCGCGATTCAAGATGGGGATCAGGGAGCGGTCGACTCTCCCTCCCGTACTGTTGTTGAAGAACAGACAGAACAACCTGTCGCAAGGACAATAA